The proteins below come from a single Nostoc sp. KVJ3 genomic window:
- the cas2 gene encoding CRISPR-associated endonuclease Cas2, whose translation MFYLVCYDIVSDTRRKKVSKLLESYGLRVQKSVFECVLDEKQFENLSKYLTRLVNRREDQVRFYPMSAHTRCKIAVVGTQAEFSIDDAAFIV comes from the coding sequence ATGTTTTATCTGGTTTGCTATGACATTGTTAGCGATACCCGTCGCAAGAAGGTATCAAAACTCCTCGAAAGTTATGGGTTGCGGGTACAAAAATCGGTTTTTGAGTGCGTCTTAGATGAGAAACAATTTGAAAACTTATCTAAATACCTAACGCGACTTGTTAACCGACGCGAAGACCAAGTGAGATTTTATCCCATGTCTGCACACACTCGTTGCAAAATCGCAGTGGTTGGGACGCAAGCTGAATTTAGCATTGATGATGCTGCATTCATCGTTTAG
- the cas1 gene encoding CRISPR-associated endonuclease Cas1, producing MSTIYITQKDATFKVQGQYFKVFREEKQRFYIRITNISQFIIFGNIKLPKDVMQIVRLNQIPVSYFTENGEYVGRLENISPSPVKYLTYQRQRLHDIEFNRATAESIIWAKLHNQQTFLQSWTRYYVDQTIQRALNYLQLLMDNLSLAPSIDELHEYIQEADKTYYSAVASLLSFETSDSHITAKEISRFLDLGNQLLHQYVYTHLQTVGLHPGYGILYRDGYHELPLAWDFSAEFRAPIVDDLVLNFVRHLTKTNGNGNGNGKRIHSHIQRFLQHWEGKLKTFVLHPYAGEVSYRQCIDLQVREYISSLLGDVEYYRPLALKFHPNHSSFTNIAENKKPVLSLVK from the coding sequence ATGTCTACAATTTATATCACTCAAAAGGACGCAACTTTTAAAGTCCAAGGACAATATTTCAAGGTATTTCGAGAAGAAAAACAACGTTTTTATATCCGAATTACCAACATTAGCCAATTCATCATATTTGGCAATATTAAACTGCCAAAAGATGTCATGCAAATAGTTCGCTTAAATCAAATTCCTGTCTCATATTTTACCGAAAATGGTGAATATGTAGGACGATTAGAAAATATATCCCCAAGTCCAGTTAAATACCTGACTTACCAGCGCCAACGCTTGCATGATATTGAATTTAATCGCGCAACAGCAGAAAGTATAATTTGGGCGAAATTACACAATCAACAGACTTTTTTGCAAAGTTGGACTCGTTATTATGTAGACCAGACAATCCAACGCGCATTAAATTATTTGCAACTGTTGATGGATAACTTATCACTAGCACCATCTATTGACGAATTACACGAATACATCCAAGAAGCAGACAAAACTTACTATTCTGCTGTTGCTTCTCTACTCAGCTTTGAAACCTCAGATTCTCACATAACTGCAAAAGAAATTAGCAGATTTCTAGACCTGGGAAATCAACTACTACATCAATATGTTTATACCCATCTCCAAACCGTAGGACTCCACCCAGGTTACGGTATTTTATACCGCGACGGCTATCATGAACTTCCTTTAGCATGGGATTTTAGCGCCGAGTTTCGCGCACCTATCGTAGATGATTTGGTGTTAAATTTTGTCCGCCATCTTACCAAGACTAATGGAAATGGAAATGGAAATGGAAAAAGAATTCATAGTCATATCCAACGCTTTTTGCAACATTGGGAAGGAAAGTTAAAAACTTTTGTCTTGCATCCCTACGCTGGAGAAGTTAGTTACCGTCAATGTATAGATTTGCAGGTGCGGGAATATATTTCATCTTTGTTGGGGGATGTGGAATATTATCGCCCATTAGCATTAAAATTTCACCCCAATCATTCCAGTTTCACCAATATTGCTGAAAACAAAAAACCAGTATTAAGCTTGGTGAAGTAG
- a CDS encoding DUF4384 domain-containing protein has product MPVVSLIASPSGTQRARQALRRLSLTQSALVNERGIASWSTVNNFFNGKPVRREIFMEICEELNLNWQDIVISFSEDEENTLQLTPLNKIWQELIALASLTEEMGMVLVKEQTLGWGKNISNRYEKSVHLGSYIQFEINLQAPGYLLLIQRDTLGEVWCFCPSHFAPQPELEEGKTSFPQEGSTMTSFHIEGTPGKEQILAVVTPDVPNFQWLMPENDEVLKITDNFLMELLNYLKINGATQILYTEYQIIE; this is encoded by the coding sequence ATGCCTGTAGTTTCTCTCATCGCGTCACCATCGGGTACTCAACGGGCTAGACAAGCTCTAAGACGTTTAAGTTTAACTCAAAGTGCTTTGGTAAATGAAAGAGGAATTGCATCTTGGTCTACTGTCAACAATTTCTTTAACGGAAAACCTGTTAGACGAGAGATATTTATGGAGATTTGTGAAGAACTCAACTTAAATTGGCAAGATATTGTTATATCATTTTCAGAAGATGAAGAAAATACTCTACAGTTAACACCTCTCAACAAAATTTGGCAAGAACTAATAGCACTTGCTTCCCTAACAGAAGAAATGGGAATGGTATTGGTCAAAGAACAAACATTGGGTTGGGGGAAGAATATATCCAATCGTTACGAGAAATCGGTACATTTAGGAAGTTATATTCAGTTTGAAATAAATTTACAAGCACCAGGATATTTATTATTAATTCAAAGAGATACATTAGGAGAAGTCTGGTGTTTTTGTCCATCGCATTTCGCACCTCAGCCAGAATTAGAAGAGGGGAAAACAAGTTTTCCACAAGAAGGCTCAACGATGACCTCATTTCACATCGAAGGTACACCAGGTAAAGAACAAATTTTGGCAGTAGTTACACCAGATGTACCTAATTTTCAATGGTTAATGCCAGAAAACGATGAAGTATTGAAAATCACTGATAACTTTCTGATGGAATTACTA